The proteins below come from a single Deinococcus humi genomic window:
- a CDS encoding LacI family DNA-binding transcriptional regulator: MKSPRPTIDDIARESGVSTGTVSRVLNGHSTVASRTRDRVQDVIARLGYVPDPAARHLSWRTGQTLGISFDRDDPVLHPYSVLFRRALEAHTAPQGVQLVDLRADLSRLTRLPSAVLVMHAMDGDPRLSFLRDAGVPAVLIGHQPDFFWVAPDDVGGAETATRQLTDAGHRQLAFLGAGSSQVAQDRERGAVAAAQEAGAQITTISSDFTVLGGYRALRQAWESGVRFTGLFAQSDESAAGAVAALQDLGLDVPGQVSVVGFDGLPELPINVRLTTVAQDIPRIASTALTLVQEAIAGLPPRGEFIEVELIRGATVAPFPGGKS; this comes from the coding sequence ATGAAATCCCCCCGGCCCACCATCGACGACATCGCCCGCGAATCCGGCGTCAGCACCGGCACCGTTAGCCGGGTGCTGAACGGCCACAGCACGGTGGCGTCACGGACCCGTGACCGGGTGCAGGACGTGATCGCCCGCCTTGGCTATGTTCCCGATCCTGCTGCACGGCACCTGAGCTGGCGTACCGGGCAGACGCTGGGCATTTCGTTTGACCGGGACGATCCGGTGCTCCACCCCTACAGCGTGCTGTTTCGCCGCGCGCTGGAGGCCCATACCGCGCCGCAGGGCGTGCAACTCGTGGATCTGCGCGCAGACCTGTCACGCCTGACCAGATTGCCCAGCGCGGTGTTGGTCATGCACGCCATGGATGGCGATCCGCGCCTGAGTTTCCTGCGGGATGCGGGCGTACCTGCCGTGTTGATCGGTCACCAGCCGGACTTCTTCTGGGTGGCTCCGGACGACGTGGGCGGCGCGGAAACAGCGACCCGACAACTTACTGACGCCGGACACCGCCAGCTCGCCTTTCTGGGGGCGGGGTCAAGCCAGGTGGCGCAGGACCGTGAGCGCGGAGCGGTGGCGGCGGCTCAGGAGGCCGGGGCGCAGATCACCACGATCAGCAGCGATTTTACGGTGCTGGGCGGCTACCGCGCGCTGCGCCAGGCCTGGGAATCAGGAGTGCGGTTCACCGGGTTGTTCGCCCAGAGCGACGAGAGCGCTGCCGGCGCGGTCGCGGCCCTGCAGGACCTGGGCCTGGACGTGCCGGGGCAGGTCAGCGTGGTGGGTTTCGACGGCCTGCCCGAACTGCCTATCAATGTGCGGCTGACCACTGTGGCCCAGGACATCCCCCGCATCGCGTCTACCGCGCTCACGCTGGTGCAGGAAGCCATTGCGGGCCTGCCACCACGCGGTGAATTTATTGAAGTCGAACTCATTCGTGGCGCAACCGTTGCGCCTTTCCCTGGAGGGAAGTCATGA
- a CDS encoding carbohydrate ABC transporter permease, whose protein sequence is MTTTPTLSETHRDAADLDRWLARRRWARAGWLYVFMLVMSIFFLGPFLMGLLSSMKDNPNEYPPRLVIPQLTPQSISKAYSLGVQGAGSGWNGGLTPGHTVTFDVSVRSPADAPQVPPTVALFPYQPTSLVAIARQAQATDYATVKTVQTGQLGEVRSYRITVDYPALTSQQGQVIEATLATPDANLNAKLPSGQTVPITLDTPAAQDKQYSLNATQAVELVRANDQYYLRGPVFERTPLQVDVQRGQSIVSSTLPPSDRQNFGRSFAYRNITPGVLGYTFNNYRRAFTETTNPQTGRSLFFSWVLNTFFYAFLRVSAAIVFCSLAGYALARMDFPGKNLIFVGGVLFVQMVPDQVNLVSNYVLLQDLGLLNIWGLWFNGLVAAGGVFLMKQFFEGMPKELEESAAIDGAGPLVTFFRVMLPQAGPALIALAITQFQGAWNDFFWPLVILRQNTDYLLTVGLVNFRQLYGGQGDYGLILAGAVLSAIPVIIIFVVFQRYFVDTGADSAVKG, encoded by the coding sequence ATGACCACCACCCCCACCCTTTCCGAGACCCACCGCGACGCCGCTGATCTGGACCGGTGGCTGGCCCGCCGCCGCTGGGCACGCGCGGGCTGGCTGTATGTCTTCATGCTGGTCATGAGCATTTTCTTTCTGGGGCCGTTTCTGATGGGATTGCTGAGCAGCATGAAGGACAACCCCAACGAGTACCCGCCCCGCCTGGTCATTCCCCAACTGACCCCCCAGTCGATTTCCAAGGCATATAGCCTGGGCGTGCAGGGGGCAGGCAGCGGCTGGAACGGTGGCCTGACACCGGGCCACACCGTTACCTTCGACGTCAGCGTCCGCTCACCCGCCGACGCCCCGCAGGTCCCGCCCACGGTCGCGCTGTTCCCCTACCAGCCCACCAGCCTGGTGGCAATTGCCCGGCAAGCTCAGGCCACCGATTACGCCACAGTGAAAACGGTGCAAACCGGCCAGTTGGGCGAGGTTCGCAGCTACCGGATTACTGTCGACTACCCTGCCCTGACCTCGCAGCAGGGCCAGGTGATCGAGGCCACACTGGCGACGCCCGACGCCAATCTGAACGCCAAACTGCCCAGCGGTCAGACGGTGCCAATCACGCTGGACACTCCCGCAGCGCAGGACAAGCAGTATTCGCTGAATGCCACGCAAGCGGTGGAACTGGTCAGGGCAAATGACCAGTATTACTTGCGCGGCCCTGTCTTTGAGCGGACCCCTCTCCAGGTGGATGTCCAGCGCGGCCAGAGCATTGTCTCCAGCACCCTGCCGCCCAGCGACAGACAGAACTTCGGGCGGTCTTTTGCCTACCGCAACATCACGCCCGGCGTGCTGGGTTACACCTTCAACAACTACCGCCGCGCCTTTACCGAGACCACCAACCCCCAGACCGGGCGTAGCCTGTTCTTCTCCTGGGTGCTGAACACCTTTTTCTATGCCTTCCTGCGGGTCAGCGCCGCCATCGTCTTCTGCTCGCTGGCCGGGTACGCCCTGGCCCGCATGGACTTTCCCGGCAAGAACCTGATCTTCGTTGGTGGGGTGCTGTTCGTGCAGATGGTGCCCGATCAGGTCAACCTGGTCAGCAATTATGTCCTGCTGCAGGACCTGGGACTGCTGAACATCTGGGGCCTGTGGTTCAACGGCCTGGTGGCGGCAGGCGGTGTCTTTCTGATGAAGCAGTTCTTTGAGGGCATGCCCAAGGAACTCGAGGAATCCGCTGCCATCGACGGTGCCGGGCCGCTGGTCACCTTCTTCCGGGTGATGCTGCCGCAGGCGGGGCCCGCCCTGATTGCGCTGGCGATTACCCAGTTTCAGGGCGCCTGGAACGACTTCTTCTGGCCGCTGGTGATCCTGCGCCAGAACACGGACTACCTGCTCACCGTGGGCCTGGTCAACTTCCGCCAGCTCTACGGCGGCCAGGGCGACTACGGTCTGATCCTGGCGGGCGCGGTCCTCAGCGCGATTCCGGTCATCATCATCTTCGTCGTCTTCCAGCGTTACTTCGTGGATACGGGGGCAGACAGCGCGGTCAAGGGGTAA
- a CDS encoding AzlD domain-containing protein, producing MNVWLLILGVGVGSLLLRASVLVLLRDRNWPQSVTASLGLVPAAVLAALIAPELLYAPSTGAFDPVGPRLAAGLLAAMVAWKTRDVLWTLVTGLGLLVAFQALGWR from the coding sequence GTGAATGTCTGGCTGCTGATCCTGGGCGTCGGTGTCGGCAGCCTGCTGCTGCGCGCGTCGGTGCTTGTGTTGCTGCGTGACCGGAACTGGCCACAAAGCGTGACCGCGTCGCTGGGGCTGGTGCCTGCTGCCGTGCTGGCCGCACTGATTGCACCCGAACTGCTGTACGCGCCGTCGACCGGCGCTTTCGATCCGGTTGGGCCTCGGCTGGCGGCGGGTCTGCTCGCGGCGATGGTGGCGTGGAAAACACGCGACGTGTTGTGGACCCTGGTCACTGGCCTGGGGCTGCTGGTGGCGTTCCAAGCCCTCGGCTGGCGCTGA
- a CDS encoding glycogen debranching N-terminal domain-containing protein, which translates to MLSTRTVLKENDLYLVGDAHYAVAQGESGLYRRDTRFLCRYEWRLDGQIPQTLMQHERFPFWLQTQSANADVGYTMRVGLSRDLQMMATELRDTLRVTRYAGAEAHTLTLALAADFLDMFEVRGWPVTADDREIRTEATADGVTFAYTAKDGLEHRAVVQTSPAAQWDGEHLSWTLTETETEIVVSVYPLLSDETTVPGDPAALADEYAALQAGIGRDLQLSDPRDTRVLTQSIKDLRSLSFQTAQGAFPAAGLPWFVAPFGRDSMIIALMVKEHLPALALTVARFLAAHQGTRYDPVTLEQPGKILHELRVGELTRTGRTPHRPYYATADATPLFVWLVGELSAAHPDLAAELRPNWEAALNWCLTDGDPDQDGLIEYTPDTEPGGITNAVWKDSGDSTFTAQDVDVSGHVAVIEVQGYAYAAYGAAARMYRLLGEDALASEWETLAQTLRERFQAAFWWPERGYYVHGLNGDKQPLRVLVSNPAHALWTGIIPPEFAAQVAKTALGEELWSGWGIRTLGMREIRYNPVSYHNGSVWPHDTAAAALGMHRYGLNAEAAQVARALFDAARAAPDARLSELFAGFPRQDGTPPIPYPAACHPQGWDAAAVLALAHLLELPVPQSDRTLV; encoded by the coding sequence ATGCTGAGCACCCGCACCGTCCTCAAGGAAAATGACCTGTATCTCGTCGGAGACGCGCATTACGCCGTCGCCCAGGGCGAGAGCGGGCTGTACCGCCGCGACACCCGTTTTCTGTGCCGCTACGAATGGCGACTGGACGGCCAGATCCCGCAGACACTGATGCAGCACGAGCGCTTTCCATTCTGGTTGCAGACCCAGAGCGCGAACGCCGATGTGGGCTACACCATGCGCGTGGGCCTGAGCCGCGATCTACAGATGATGGCAACCGAGCTGCGCGACACCCTGCGCGTCACGCGTTACGCCGGGGCTGAGGCGCATACGCTGACGCTCGCCCTGGCCGCCGATTTCCTGGATATGTTTGAGGTGCGCGGCTGGCCGGTCACCGCTGATGACCGCGAGATCCGCACGGAGGCCACCGCAGACGGCGTCACCTTCGCGTACACCGCGAAAGACGGCCTCGAGCACCGTGCCGTGGTGCAGACCTCGCCCGCCGCGCAGTGGGACGGCGAACACCTGAGCTGGACCCTGACGGAGACCGAGACCGAGATCGTGGTCAGCGTCTATCCGCTGCTCTCGGACGAGACCACGGTGCCCGGCGATCCAGCCGCGCTGGCCGACGAATACGCCGCGCTTCAGGCCGGAATCGGGCGTGACCTGCAACTGTCCGATCCGCGCGACACCCGCGTGTTGACCCAGAGCATCAAAGACCTCCGCAGCCTGTCGTTCCAGACGGCACAGGGGGCGTTCCCGGCGGCGGGCCTGCCGTGGTTCGTGGCCCCTTTTGGCCGCGACAGCATGATCATCGCCCTGATGGTCAAGGAGCACCTGCCCGCTCTGGCGCTGACGGTGGCCCGCTTTCTGGCCGCGCACCAGGGCACACGGTACGACCCCGTCACGCTCGAGCAACCCGGCAAGATCCTGCACGAGCTGCGCGTGGGTGAGCTGACCCGCACGGGCCGCACCCCTCACCGTCCGTACTACGCCACCGCCGACGCCACGCCGCTGTTCGTGTGGCTGGTGGGCGAGCTCAGTGCCGCACACCCCGATCTGGCCGCCGAGCTGCGCCCCAACTGGGAGGCGGCGCTGAACTGGTGCCTGACCGACGGCGACCCCGATCAGGACGGATTGATCGAGTACACGCCCGATACCGAACCCGGCGGCATCACCAACGCGGTCTGGAAGGACAGCGGCGACAGCACCTTCACGGCGCAGGATGTGGACGTCAGTGGGCACGTCGCAGTGATCGAGGTTCAGGGCTACGCTTACGCCGCGTACGGTGCGGCGGCCCGCATGTACCGTCTGCTGGGCGAGGACGCGCTGGCGTCCGAATGGGAGACCCTTGCTCAGACGCTGCGCGAACGTTTTCAGGCAGCCTTCTGGTGGCCCGAGCGTGGGTATTACGTTCACGGCCTGAACGGTGACAAACAGCCGCTACGCGTGCTGGTCAGCAACCCGGCGCATGCGCTCTGGACGGGCATCATTCCGCCCGAATTCGCGGCGCAGGTAGCAAAAACCGCGCTGGGCGAGGAGCTGTGGAGCGGCTGGGGAATCCGTACGCTGGGCATGCGGGAAATCCGTTACAACCCGGTGAGCTACCACAACGGCAGCGTGTGGCCGCACGACACTGCTGCCGCCGCGCTGGGCATGCACCGTTACGGCCTGAATGCGGAGGCGGCGCAGGTGGCCCGCGCCCTGTTCGACGCTGCCCGCGCTGCGCCCGACGCCCGCCTGAGCGAGCTGTTCGCAGGCTTCCCCCGCCAGGACGGAACCCCGCCCATCCCGTATCCCGCGGCCTGCCACCCACAGGGCTGGGACGCAGCGGCGGTGCTGGCGCTCGCGCACTTGCTGGAATTGCCGGTGCCCCAGTCCGACAGGACGCTGGTTTAG
- a CDS encoding ABC transporter ATP-binding protein, translating into MLLLVGSVAAELYPPLVWGRVVDIGLVRRDWTFVGWQLALLVGVYALQQLLSAFQGLLLERTGQQLTLDLRLKLYEKLAGQSAAYFEGQRTGDLLSRVTADVDGIQDVLLRGINTVLGNALRLTGVIAIFIALQPLLGAVVVLPMIAVALMLTRYNQTVRPAYRAARNRLGDLSATVADRLSGIRVVQGFAREEAEARKVGAVGRELYDEGMKAVVIRNRAFPLVRFIANFGNILMLGGGVLLIARGQFTLGGLLAYRGYGRYFYGPIDDLVGLNDLLQRAEASGRRIFEVLDAPVTVLERPDARPLPQPVRGEIVFQDVTFGYNPDLPVLRGLNLRVAAGERVALLGESGAGKSTLIGLLTRVYDPQAGGVTLDGHDVRDLTLPSLRRAAAVMPQDTFLFYDTVLDNVRYARPDATPDEVALALDRAGATPFVTALPQGLDTLVGERGVKLSGGQRQRLAIARVLLANPAVLLLDEPTSAVDAESETLIVRALEEAMQGRSALIVTHRLSLARSADRVVVLEDGVIVEDGPPTVLRARNGRYAALERAQTPGQTDRV; encoded by the coding sequence ATGCTGCTGCTTGTCGGCAGCGTCGCGGCCGAGCTGTACCCGCCCCTGGTGTGGGGCCGGGTGGTGGATATCGGTCTGGTGCGGCGCGACTGGACATTTGTCGGGTGGCAACTGGCATTGCTGGTGGGAGTGTACGCCCTGCAGCAACTGCTCTCGGCATTTCAGGGGCTGCTGCTGGAACGCACCGGGCAGCAACTCACCCTGGACCTGCGCCTGAAGCTGTACGAGAAACTGGCGGGCCAGTCAGCGGCGTACTTTGAGGGCCAGCGCACCGGCGATCTGCTTTCCCGCGTGACGGCAGATGTAGACGGGATTCAGGACGTGCTGCTGCGCGGCATCAACACAGTGCTGGGCAACGCGCTGCGCCTGACTGGCGTTATCGCCATCTTTATCGCGCTGCAACCCCTGCTGGGCGCGGTGGTGGTTCTGCCGATGATCGCCGTGGCGCTGATGCTGACCCGTTACAACCAGACGGTGCGTCCGGCGTACCGTGCAGCCCGCAATCGCCTGGGAGATCTCTCCGCGACGGTGGCAGACCGGCTTTCCGGCATTAGGGTGGTGCAGGGTTTCGCCCGGGAGGAGGCCGAGGCACGCAAGGTTGGCGCCGTTGGACGGGAACTGTACGACGAGGGCATGAAGGCGGTGGTCATTCGCAACCGCGCCTTTCCACTGGTGCGCTTTATCGCCAACTTCGGCAACATCCTGATGCTGGGCGGCGGGGTGCTCCTGATTGCGCGCGGTCAATTCACGCTGGGCGGTCTGCTGGCGTACCGGGGCTACGGGCGCTATTTTTACGGCCCGATTGACGATCTGGTCGGGCTCAACGATCTGCTTCAGCGTGCCGAGGCCAGTGGGCGGCGCATCTTCGAGGTGCTGGACGCCCCGGTGACCGTGTTGGAACGCCCGGACGCCCGGCCCCTGCCACAGCCGGTGCGGGGTGAGATTGTCTTCCAGGACGTCACCTTCGGCTATAACCCTGACCTGCCGGTGCTGCGCGGTCTGAATCTTCGGGTGGCCGCCGGGGAGCGGGTGGCTCTGCTGGGTGAATCGGGAGCGGGCAAGAGCACCCTGATCGGGCTTTTAACACGCGTCTACGACCCGCAAGCGGGCGGCGTCACTCTGGACGGCCACGACGTGCGCGACCTGACCCTGCCCTCGCTGCGCCGCGCCGCCGCCGTGATGCCGCAGGATACGTTCCTGTTCTACGATACTGTGCTGGACAACGTGCGCTATGCCCGCCCCGACGCTACGCCGGACGAGGTGGCGCTGGCTCTGGACCGCGCCGGGGCAACCCCCTTCGTCACCGCGTTGCCCCAGGGGTTGGATACGCTGGTGGGCGAGCGTGGTGTCAAGCTCTCGGGCGGGCAGCGCCAGCGTCTGGCCATCGCCCGCGTGCTGCTGGCCAATCCCGCCGTCCTGCTGCTCGACGAGCCGACCAGCGCCGTGGACGCCGAGTCCGAGACGCTGATCGTGCGCGCGCTAGAGGAAGCGATGCAGGGTCGCAGCGCCCTGATCGTGACGCACCGCCTGTCGCTGGCCCGCAGCGCCGACCGGGTGGTGGTCCTGGAGGATGGAGTCATCGTGGAGGACGGCCCACCCACCGTCCTGCGCGCCAGGAACGGACGTTACGCAGCCCTGGAACGCGCTCAGACGCCAGGTCAGACCGATCGGGTCTAA
- the rsgA gene encoding ribosome small subunit-dependent GTPase A, whose amino-acid sequence MTSELEALGWGADFEETYQAFCAPLSPDECARMTPVRIVGVQRQTFQVRGLHGEEEARLAGASRHAGALTPAIGDWCVLEMAPEGGGRLLAVLPRRTTFARALGASEETRRPQAVRQQVIAANVDLVLIVTTPDADFDLERLERYVLAVQQSGARPVLVLNKADLHANTDWWVQQLRTLGPELEIHVTFAESGQGLEGVRSLLTGGVTLALIGSSGVGKSTLTNALLGRPAAPTGEVRASDQQGRHTTTSRTLYTVPGGGLLIDNPGLRDIAVWDADAADFGELEALAAQCRFRKCTHTTEPGCAVQAAVQAGKVSATRLAAFQAQQSRRARR is encoded by the coding sequence ATGACATCTGAGCTGGAGGCCCTGGGGTGGGGAGCGGACTTCGAGGAAACGTATCAGGCGTTCTGCGCTCCGCTGTCCCCCGATGAGTGTGCCCGCATGACTCCCGTGCGGATCGTCGGGGTGCAGCGCCAGACGTTCCAGGTACGCGGCCTGCACGGCGAGGAGGAAGCCCGGCTGGCCGGTGCGTCGCGCCATGCCGGAGCGCTCACACCCGCCATCGGGGACTGGTGTGTTCTGGAAATGGCTCCCGAAGGGGGCGGGCGACTGCTGGCCGTGCTGCCCCGACGCACCACTTTTGCCCGCGCCTTGGGCGCATCGGAGGAAACTCGGCGGCCCCAGGCGGTCCGTCAGCAGGTGATCGCGGCCAACGTTGATCTCGTCCTGATCGTTACGACCCCCGACGCCGATTTCGACCTGGAACGGCTGGAGCGCTACGTGCTGGCCGTGCAGCAGAGTGGGGCGCGACCCGTGCTGGTTCTCAACAAGGCTGATCTGCATGCGAACACGGACTGGTGGGTGCAGCAGCTCCGCACCCTGGGACCAGAGTTGGAGATACACGTCACCTTCGCCGAGAGCGGCCAGGGCCTGGAAGGCGTACGGTCTCTTCTGACTGGGGGGGTCACGCTGGCCCTGATCGGTTCTTCGGGCGTGGGCAAATCTACCCTGACCAACGCCCTGCTGGGCCGCCCCGCCGCGCCCACCGGGGAGGTACGGGCCAGTGACCAGCAGGGCAGACACACGACGACCAGCCGCACGTTATACACCGTGCCCGGCGGAGGCCTGCTGATCGACAATCCAGGGCTGCGCGACATCGCGGTGTGGGACGCGGACGCCGCCGACTTCGGCGAATTGGAGGCGCTGGCCGCGCAGTGCCGCTTCCGCAAATGCACGCACACGACGGAACCCGGCTGCGCGGTGCAGGCGGCGGTCCAGGCGGGAAAGGTCTCAGCCACGCGGCTGGCCGCGTTCCAGGCTCAGCAGTCACGACGCGCCCGACGCTAG
- a CDS encoding AzlC family ABC transporter permease produces the protein MTALSALSSRLPPAFWRGVRAFVPLIPGVLPFGMVAGIAAVQAGFTPLQSIAFSLIGYAGSAQLIASQLFASHTPTLLIVLATLIVNLRFAMYSASIQPLFGGVPPARRWPLAYGLTDQSYAVVLGRPATETNAVAYYAGAAMPMWLTWQMGTAVGALLGARIPASWPLDFAVPLSFIALLAPVLRSRPQMFAAVVSALVAVAAHDLPFRLNLILGALCGIAAGLFAQRRLSRKL, from the coding sequence ATGACGGCCCTGAGCGCACTATCGTCCCGCTTGCCCCCGGCCTTCTGGCGCGGCGTGCGCGCTTTTGTGCCCCTGATTCCAGGCGTGCTGCCATTCGGCATGGTGGCAGGCATTGCCGCGGTTCAGGCCGGATTCACCCCCCTGCAGTCCATCGCCTTCTCCTTGATCGGCTACGCCGGATCAGCCCAGCTGATCGCCTCTCAGCTGTTTGCCAGCCACACGCCCACCCTCCTGATTGTCCTAGCCACCCTGATCGTCAACCTGCGTTTTGCCATGTACTCGGCCTCAATCCAGCCGCTGTTCGGCGGCGTGCCGCCCGCCCGGCGCTGGCCACTCGCGTATGGCCTCACCGATCAGTCGTATGCGGTGGTGTTGGGGCGGCCCGCAACAGAGACGAATGCGGTGGCGTATTACGCTGGGGCGGCCATGCCGATGTGGCTCACCTGGCAAATGGGTACGGCTGTCGGTGCGCTGCTGGGTGCACGGATTCCTGCGAGCTGGCCGCTGGACTTCGCTGTTCCCCTCAGTTTCATCGCGCTGCTTGCGCCGGTCCTCAGAAGCAGGCCGCAGATGTTCGCCGCCGTGGTCTCTGCGCTGGTGGCGGTGGCGGCCCATGACCTGCCGTTCCGCCTGAACCTGATCCTGGGGGCGCTGTGCGGCATCGCCGCTGGCCTGTTCGCGCAGCGTCGGCTGAGCAGGAAGCTGTGA
- a CDS encoding carbohydrate ABC transporter permease, with translation MLKKGQTPAAYLFLAPFLITIGIFFFYAFARAIYYSFTDFNLFNDPTLIGVKPYVDVLSDPSFRRALANSLVFAVITTTLQTVGALLMAVALNNKIRGMAFFRAAWYMPSITSSVVITLIFLWLFQRRGVANYAITQWQTFLPYTLTLLGVLIAAQVAQVLWERSRRLPAGWFDPALAAVSLLIAVAVTAALSWTGVLSARDVAPYDFQYFSDRWISIGGVQILSIPMLVIIIQNTFTTIPTLMLFFLAGLQNIPGALYEAADIDGATPAQKLLNVTVPMLRPVSFYVITVGLIGTMKMFDQVAVIGSAAPRDTLITLAYYVYTNTFKAGAAPVNMAAAAAIVLAAIILLMVFLQRRFISSEAI, from the coding sequence ATGCTCAAGAAGGGACAGACCCCTGCCGCCTATCTGTTTCTCGCACCATTTCTGATCACCATCGGGATCTTCTTCTTTTACGCCTTTGCGCGGGCCATCTACTACTCGTTCACCGATTTCAACCTGTTCAACGATCCCACACTGATCGGCGTCAAGCCCTATGTCGACGTGCTGTCTGATCCCTCGTTCCGGCGGGCCCTGGCCAACAGCCTGGTCTTTGCGGTCATCACCACCACGCTGCAGACTGTCGGCGCGTTATTGATGGCCGTGGCGCTGAACAACAAGATCCGGGGCATGGCCTTTTTCCGCGCGGCGTGGTACATGCCCAGCATCACGTCCAGCGTGGTGATCACCTTGATCTTCCTGTGGCTGTTCCAGCGTCGGGGCGTCGCCAATTACGCGATCACCCAGTGGCAGACCTTCTTGCCCTACACGCTGACCTTGCTGGGCGTGCTGATCGCCGCGCAGGTGGCGCAGGTGCTGTGGGAGCGCTCGCGCCGCCTGCCCGCCGGATGGTTCGATCCCGCGCTGGCGGCGGTCAGCCTGCTGATTGCCGTGGCGGTGACCGCCGCCTTGAGCTGGACGGGCGTGCTGTCGGCGCGGGACGTGGCTCCCTACGATTTTCAGTACTTCTCGGACCGCTGGATCAGCATCGGCGGCGTGCAGATTCTGAGCATCCCGATGCTGGTGATCATCATCCAGAACACCTTCACCACCATTCCCACCCTGATGCTGTTCTTCCTGGCAGGTTTGCAGAACATTCCCGGCGCGCTGTATGAAGCCGCTGACATCGACGGCGCAACGCCCGCCCAGAAACTGCTGAATGTGACTGTACCGATGCTACGACCCGTGAGCTTTTACGTGATTACCGTGGGGCTGATCGGCACCATGAAGATGTTCGATCAGGTGGCCGTGATCGGCAGCGCCGCGCCGCGGGACACGCTGATCACCCTGGCGTATTACGTGTACACCAACACCTTTAAAGCCGGGGCAGCGCCGGTCAACATGGCCGCCGCCGCCGCCATCGTGCTGGCCGCCATCATTCTGTTGATGGTGTTCCTGCAACGCCGCTTCATCAGTTCCGAGGCGATCTGA
- a CDS encoding extracellular solute-binding protein — MKKTLFVSLAVLVAAAGSAHAQTTIKINGYGGQDPAIVGDLINRFVKPALAKDNISVVYQPLQGDYNQQLTTLLAAGNAGDVFYVPGETFDGYVATGRLLPLKGVVNTTPFIKSLNDAFTRNGKTYAVAKDFNTLTLVYNKDIFDEAKVAYPNDNDTWTSFQNKLAAVKKALGNDYYGACLAPDYARMGEFAFAAGWQPFDAKGKTNLLDPAFVSAFNYFTGLTKNKVAVQPSELSQDWSGGCLASGKVAVAIEGNWIVGFLKDNAPNLKYGTALIPKNDKTGKRGNFVFTVGWAINANTKNKAAAAKVLNILTSPNVQQYVLEQGLAIPSRSSLQNNAFFKKTTPGAQNSKAVFQGASSGTVRPYYFGTQGSDWTKPINTALAAVLSGQKSSADALKQAQQEMNTFQNR; from the coding sequence ATGAAAAAAACATTGTTTGTCAGCCTCGCTGTCCTCGTTGCCGCTGCTGGTTCGGCGCATGCCCAGACCACCATCAAGATCAACGGCTACGGTGGGCAGGACCCGGCCATCGTAGGTGACCTGATCAACCGCTTCGTCAAGCCTGCGCTGGCGAAGGACAACATTTCGGTGGTTTACCAGCCGCTTCAGGGCGATTACAACCAGCAGCTCACCACTCTGCTGGCGGCAGGGAACGCAGGCGACGTGTTCTACGTGCCCGGTGAAACCTTCGACGGCTACGTCGCTACCGGCAGGCTGCTGCCACTGAAAGGCGTCGTAAACACCACGCCGTTTATCAAGAGCCTGAACGATGCCTTCACCCGTAATGGCAAGACGTACGCTGTCGCCAAGGACTTCAACACCCTAACCCTGGTGTACAACAAGGACATCTTCGACGAAGCCAAGGTGGCCTATCCCAACGACAATGACACCTGGACCAGCTTCCAGAACAAGCTGGCGGCCGTCAAGAAGGCGCTGGGGAATGACTATTACGGCGCGTGTCTGGCACCGGACTACGCCCGCATGGGCGAATTCGCCTTCGCGGCGGGATGGCAGCCCTTTGACGCCAAGGGCAAGACCAACCTGCTCGATCCGGCCTTCGTCTCAGCCTTCAACTACTTCACCGGCCTGACCAAGAACAAGGTAGCTGTGCAGCCCTCCGAACTGTCGCAGGACTGGTCGGGCGGCTGCCTAGCCTCGGGCAAGGTAGCGGTGGCCATCGAGGGCAACTGGATCGTGGGCTTCCTGAAGGACAATGCCCCCAACCTGAAGTACGGCACGGCCCTGATTCCCAAGAACGACAAGACAGGCAAGCGCGGCAACTTCGTATTCACCGTGGGCTGGGCCATCAATGCCAACACCAAGAACAAGGCGGCCGCCGCCAAGGTGCTGAACATCCTGACCAGCCCGAACGTGCAGCAGTACGTGCTGGAGCAGGGTCTGGCGATTCCCAGCCGCTCGTCGCTGCAAAACAACGCCTTTTTCAAGAAGACCACTCCCGGTGCGCAGAACAGCAAGGCCGTCTTCCAGGGCGCCTCGTCGGGTACGGTGCGGCCCTACTACTTCGGCACCCAGGGTTCGGACTGGACCAAGCCCATCAACACGGCCCTGGCCGCCGTCCTGAGCGGGCAGAAGTCCAGCGCCGACGCGCTGAAGCAGGCGCAGCAGGAAATGAACACGTTCCAGAACCGCTGA